A window of Rubricoccus marinus contains these coding sequences:
- a CDS encoding Uma2 family endonuclease, whose product MALPATSLLPTTPEAYLDWEEAQLERHEFYRGEVFAMAGGSFRHSQLTANATGELRNALRGSGCQVLSSDMRVLVRANGLYTYPDLSAICGEPEFETDRETTLTNPVLIIEVLSDSTESYDRGAKFRLYREIPSLVEYVLISQKERAVDVFRRDARGWLVVEPDADSVEFVSVGATLSLDDLYEGVTVDAAEHPTPGEASGERG is encoded by the coding sequence ATGGCTCTCCCCGCGACTTCCCTTCTCCCCACGACGCCAGAGGCCTACCTCGACTGGGAGGAGGCGCAACTGGAGCGCCACGAGTTCTACCGCGGCGAGGTGTTCGCGATGGCCGGCGGCTCGTTCCGGCACTCGCAGCTGACGGCGAACGCAACCGGCGAGCTACGTAACGCGCTGCGCGGATCGGGTTGCCAGGTGCTCTCCAGCGACATGCGCGTTCTCGTCCGCGCCAACGGCCTGTACACGTACCCGGACCTCTCAGCGATCTGCGGCGAGCCCGAGTTTGAGACCGACCGCGAGACCACGCTGACAAACCCCGTCCTCATCATCGAGGTGCTCTCGGACTCGACCGAGTCCTACGACCGGGGCGCCAAGTTCCGGCTGTACCGCGAGATCCCGTCGCTGGTGGAGTACGTGCTGATCTCGCAGAAGGAGCGCGCCGTCGACGTGTTCCGGCGCGACGCCAGAGGCTGGCTCGTCGTGGAGCCGGACGCCGACAGCGTCGAATTCGTCTCCGTCGGCGCGACGCTCAGCCTGGACGACCTGTACGAGGGCGTGACGGTCGATGCGGCCGAGCACCCCACCCCCGGCGAGGCCTCTGGCGAACGCGGGTAG
- a CDS encoding catalase: MATEPTKKNGPLLTTADGAPIADQENSLTAGPRGPLLMQDVVLQEQMQRFNRERVPERVVHAKGSGAYGTFTVTNDISKYTRAAMFSEVGKETELSIRFSTVAGERGAADAERDPRGFAVKFYTEEGNWDLVGNNTPVFFVRDPYKFAMFIHSQKRHPHTNLRDADMQWDFWSLCPESLHQVTWLFGDRGIPKTYRHMNGYGSHTYSLINAEGERVWVKFHFKTDQGIECLTNEEAADLIAQDRESHQRDLWEAIDNGDFPTWTAYIQVMTQEQAAEVDYNPFDLTKVWPHGDFPLIEVGKLELNRNPNNYHHEVEQAAYNPSSLVPGIGPSPDKMLQGRLMSYQDAHLYRIGVNYRDLRVNRPRTEVRSYMRDGQFGGQLDEGTGHPNYYPNSVEGAPRPDPSYAEPAWHLGDVTVERYNSREDHDDFSQAAALYHLMDEDAKERLVQSLAGAMAGVTRQEIIDRQLGHFDNVDEEYGRRVREAVTAARNAGGDGQSLDAAMAVRDAVPEGEAQRD; this comes from the coding sequence ATGGCGACCGAGCCCACCAAGAAAAACGGCCCCCTCCTCACCACTGCGGACGGTGCGCCCATCGCCGATCAGGAGAACTCCCTGACGGCAGGCCCGCGCGGCCCGCTCCTGATGCAGGACGTGGTTCTGCAGGAGCAGATGCAGCGGTTCAACCGCGAGCGCGTGCCCGAGCGCGTGGTCCACGCCAAGGGCTCCGGCGCCTACGGCACGTTTACCGTCACGAACGACATCTCGAAGTACACGCGCGCCGCGATGTTCTCCGAGGTCGGCAAGGAGACCGAGCTCTCGATCCGGTTCTCGACGGTCGCCGGTGAGCGCGGCGCGGCGGATGCCGAGCGCGACCCGCGCGGCTTCGCGGTCAAGTTCTACACCGAGGAAGGCAACTGGGACCTCGTCGGCAACAACACGCCGGTGTTCTTTGTGCGCGACCCGTACAAGTTCGCCATGTTCATCCACTCGCAGAAGCGGCACCCGCACACCAACCTGCGCGATGCCGACATGCAGTGGGACTTCTGGAGCCTCTGCCCCGAAAGCCTCCACCAGGTGACGTGGCTCTTCGGTGACCGCGGGATTCCGAAGACGTACCGCCACATGAACGGGTACGGCTCGCACACCTACTCCCTCATCAACGCCGAGGGCGAGCGCGTCTGGGTCAAGTTCCACTTCAAGACGGACCAGGGCATCGAGTGCCTGACCAACGAGGAGGCCGCCGACCTCATCGCACAGGACCGCGAGAGCCACCAGCGCGACCTCTGGGAGGCCATCGACAACGGCGACTTCCCAACGTGGACGGCCTACATCCAGGTGATGACGCAGGAGCAGGCCGCCGAGGTGGACTACAACCCGTTCGACCTCACCAAGGTGTGGCCGCACGGCGACTTCCCGCTGATCGAGGTCGGCAAGCTGGAGCTCAACCGGAACCCCAACAACTACCACCACGAGGTGGAGCAGGCGGCGTACAACCCGAGCTCGCTCGTGCCCGGCATCGGGCCGAGCCCGGACAAGATGCTCCAGGGCCGCCTGATGAGCTACCAGGACGCGCACCTCTACCGCATCGGCGTCAACTACCGCGACCTTCGCGTCAACCGCCCGAGAACCGAGGTGCGGAGCTACATGCGCGACGGCCAGTTCGGCGGCCAGCTCGACGAGGGCACCGGCCACCCGAACTACTACCCCAACTCGGTGGAGGGCGCCCCGCGCCCGGACCCGAGCTACGCGGAGCCCGCGTGGCACCTGGGTGACGTGACCGTGGAGCGCTACAACTCCCGCGAGGATCACGACGACTTCTCGCAGGCCGCGGCGCTCTACCACCTCATGGACGAGGACGCCAAGGAGCGCCTGGTGCAGTCGCTCGCCGGCGCGATGGCGGGCGTGACGCGCCAGGAGATCATCGACCGCCAGCTCGGCCACTTCGACAACGTGGACGAGGAGTACGGCCGCCGCGTCCGCGAGGCCGTGACCGCCGCCCGCAACGCCGGTGGCGACGGGCAGTCGCTCGACGCCGCGATGGCCGTCCGCGACGCCGTCCCCGAGGGCGAGGCGCAGCGCGACTAG
- a CDS encoding LysR substrate-binding domain-containing protein: MTLSQLRYAVAIDTHRHFGRAAEACYVSQPTLSAGLKRLEEELGIVLFDRSRQPVVPTEAGAEALVRARAVLREAEGLAALTDEQSNEPAGELRIGVIPTVAACLLPLVTGPFAERYPHVSLSIHELTTESILDHLATERIDAGIVATDERAAGLHTEPLYTEQFVAYVGAEHPLASHEVVACDRLAPEEVWLLSEGHCFRDQVLHLCGAAPTKGTGRNVRFESGNLETLRRMVDRAGGVTLLPELSTLYLTADEARRVRPLAEPIPQREVRLVTGRTHLRRTLVAAYADAVREAAGAALAR, translated from the coding sequence TTGACCCTCTCGCAACTCCGCTACGCCGTCGCCATCGACACCCACCGCCACTTCGGCCGGGCCGCCGAGGCGTGCTACGTCTCGCAGCCCACGCTCAGCGCCGGGCTCAAGCGACTGGAGGAAGAACTCGGGATCGTGCTCTTCGACCGGAGCCGGCAGCCCGTGGTGCCGACCGAGGCGGGCGCCGAGGCGCTCGTGCGCGCCCGGGCCGTGTTGCGCGAGGCCGAAGGGCTGGCCGCGCTTACGGATGAGCAGAGCAACGAGCCCGCAGGCGAACTCCGCATAGGCGTGATCCCGACCGTCGCGGCGTGCCTCCTCCCGCTCGTCACCGGACCGTTTGCGGAGCGCTACCCGCACGTCTCGCTCTCCATCCACGAGCTCACGACCGAGTCCATCCTGGACCACCTGGCGACCGAGCGGATCGACGCGGGGATTGTGGCGACGGACGAGCGGGCGGCGGGGCTCCACACAGAGCCGCTCTACACCGAGCAGTTCGTGGCGTACGTGGGCGCCGAGCATCCTCTGGCGTCGCACGAGGTCGTCGCGTGCGACCGGTTGGCGCCAGAGGAGGTCTGGCTGCTGAGTGAGGGGCACTGCTTCCGCGATCAGGTGCTCCACCTGTGCGGCGCGGCGCCGACCAAGGGCACCGGCCGGAACGTGCGGTTCGAGAGCGGCAACCTCGAAACGCTCCGCCGCATGGTGGACCGCGCCGGCGGCGTGACGCTTTTGCCCGAGCTCTCGACGCTCTACCTCACCGCCGACGAGGCGAGGCGCGTGCGGCCTCTGGCGGAGCCCATTCCCCAGCGCGAGGTGCGACTGGTGACGGGCCGGACGCACCTCCGGCGCACGCTCGTGGCGGCCTACGCAGATGCTGTTCGTGAAGCGGCGGGCGCAGCGCTGGCCCGTTGA
- a CDS encoding amidohydrolase family protein, with protein sequence MLRPWLALLLFPVAVCAQDAPAANPASGEGVTVMEYEPRSTLVVPETRLTRASVPFVDAHAHLWRAGTMSADDMAELIGEMDAMNMAVMVNLSGGSGERLRESIANTERHAPGRIVHFANVDFDSIGTPGWSERAEAQFREDVASGARGLKIFKSLGLSVTDSDGQRVAVDDPRIAPVWEAAGELGVPVLIHSADPAPFWEPYNAHNERYYELTERPNRRQIAPPSFEDVIGEQHAVFRRHPQTTFINAHLGWYGNDLARLGELLDEHPNVVTELGAVLAELGRQPRTARQFLIDYQDRVLMGKDSYAPEEYHVYFRVFETDDDYIEYYRRRHANWRLYGLDLPADVLAKVYAGNARRIIPGLDASAFAE encoded by the coding sequence ATGCTTCGTCCCTGGCTCGCTCTCCTCCTCTTCCCCGTCGCCGTCTGCGCCCAAGACGCGCCAGCGGCAAACCCGGCCTCTGGCGAGGGCGTGACCGTGATGGAGTACGAGCCGCGCTCCACGCTCGTCGTGCCCGAGACGCGACTCACGCGCGCCTCCGTCCCGTTCGTGGACGCCCACGCGCACCTCTGGCGCGCCGGGACGATGAGCGCCGACGACATGGCGGAGCTTATCGGCGAGATGGACGCGATGAACATGGCCGTCATGGTCAACCTCAGCGGCGGCAGCGGCGAGCGCCTGCGCGAGAGCATCGCCAACACCGAGCGCCACGCGCCGGGCCGGATCGTCCACTTCGCCAACGTCGACTTCGACAGCATCGGCACGCCGGGATGGAGCGAGCGCGCCGAGGCGCAGTTCCGTGAGGACGTAGCCTCTGGCGCCAGAGGCCTGAAGATCTTTAAGAGCCTCGGGCTCTCGGTCACCGATAGCGACGGGCAGCGCGTGGCCGTGGACGATCCGCGCATCGCGCCCGTGTGGGAGGCCGCGGGCGAACTGGGCGTGCCGGTCCTCATCCACTCCGCCGACCCCGCGCCGTTCTGGGAGCCGTACAATGCGCACAACGAGCGCTACTACGAGCTGACCGAGCGGCCCAACCGGCGCCAGATCGCTCCGCCGTCGTTCGAGGACGTGATCGGGGAGCAGCACGCTGTCTTCCGGCGCCACCCCCAAACGACGTTTATCAACGCGCACCTCGGCTGGTATGGCAACGACCTCGCGCGGCTGGGAGAGCTCCTGGACGAGCATCCCAACGTGGTCACCGAACTCGGCGCCGTTCTCGCCGAACTGGGCCGCCAGCCCCGCACCGCACGGCAGTTCCTGATCGACTACCAGGACCGCGTCCTGATGGGCAAGGACTCCTACGCGCCAGAGGAGTACCACGTCTACTTCCGCGTCTTCGAGACCGACGACGACTACATCGAGTACTACCGCCGCCGCCACGCCAACTGGCGCCTCTACGGCCTGGACCTCCCCGCCGACGTGCTCGCGAAGGTCTACGCCGGCAACGCCCGGCGCATCATCCCCGGCCTGGACGCCAGCGCGTTCGCAGAGTAG
- a CDS encoding sulfite exporter TauE/SafE family protein, whose translation MSLTVLALLIAAGALGGFVAGLVGVGGGIIFGPVLFFVLQGIGIEDPVLTPLTLGSSLFCTLAASASGAVAQNKAGAVDWRTALTTGAIAAVAVVLMTLLVTTQPWYSKRVFQIVLGVVLLVVVARMLTKKSHGGGAITASGARRSWSALIGTGAAAGALSSAAGVGGGVVLVPAFNGPLRLPLKAAAGTSTAAIVLITAVGVAMYAVRGLAAPVPSGAVGYVHVPYALALALPAMVTARFGVSTAHRVNVKWVRWAFGLFAGIVAVRLLWNAFV comes from the coding sequence ATGTCGCTGACCGTTCTCGCCCTGTTGATCGCCGCGGGCGCGCTGGGCGGGTTCGTGGCCGGGCTGGTAGGCGTTGGCGGGGGCATCATCTTCGGCCCCGTCCTGTTCTTCGTACTTCAGGGCATCGGCATTGAGGACCCTGTCTTGACGCCGCTGACGCTGGGCTCCAGCCTGTTCTGCACGCTCGCAGCGAGCGCCAGCGGCGCCGTCGCGCAGAACAAGGCAGGCGCTGTGGACTGGCGGACGGCGCTGACGACGGGCGCGATCGCCGCCGTTGCCGTTGTGCTGATGACGCTGCTGGTGACCACGCAGCCGTGGTACTCCAAGCGCGTGTTCCAGATCGTGCTCGGCGTGGTGCTCTTGGTGGTAGTGGCGCGGATGCTGACGAAGAAGAGCCACGGGGGCGGCGCGATCACGGCCTCTGGCGCGCGGCGGAGCTGGAGCGCGCTGATCGGGACGGGCGCCGCGGCGGGCGCGCTCTCCAGCGCGGCGGGCGTGGGCGGAGGCGTGGTCCTCGTGCCTGCGTTCAATGGGCCCTTGCGGCTTCCGCTCAAGGCCGCCGCAGGGACCTCGACCGCCGCCATCGTGCTGATCACCGCCGTGGGCGTGGCGATGTACGCGGTTCGGGGATTGGCCGCGCCCGTGCCCTCTGGCGCCGTCGGCTACGTCCACGTGCCGTACGCGCTCGCGCTCGCGCTGCCCGCGATGGTGACGGCCCGGTTTGGCGTTTCGACGGCGCACCGCGTCAACGTGAAGTGGGTGCGGTGGGCGTTCGGGCTGTTCGCAGGGATCGTGGCCGTGCGCCTGCTGTGGAATGCGTTCGTCTGA
- a CDS encoding dodecin family protein: MALAKIIEVSSSSQTSFDDAVKNAYAEVAQTVRNVKSVYVQDFLYEPGEADETGGRFRVHCKVTFMVENAND; this comes from the coding sequence ATGGCACTCGCCAAAATCATCGAGGTCTCGTCCTCGTCCCAGACCAGCTTCGACGACGCCGTCAAGAACGCATACGCAGAGGTCGCCCAGACCGTCCGCAACGTCAAGAGCGTCTACGTACAGGACTTCCTCTACGAGCCCGGAGAGGCCGACGAGACCGGCGGTCGCTTCCGCGTCCACTGCAAGGTGACGTTCATGGTCGAGAACGCGAACGACTAA
- a CDS encoding glycosyltransferase family 87 protein: MRSSEASGGDDAATRARGVKGALQELRRQPHLAAVAALSALWLPVMPVYLAATFYRFALAEPWHFLVDYSWFHEAALRFFSDPLTLYADAEYFYPPPAVLAFWPTTWVSGVAGYIASGPLIFGGLAAAFAWALRLWERETGSRLDRATRIALLITGLASAPVFQNLKYAQVNVLVLLSALAFLHLCQRQRPGWGALALAGGFWLKVLPLALLPLGLGRLRARSPEASDWRRWRGLVGGAAAGWLALPLALLPWVPWALYREYALERFPAFSGLTDPGALSTSIQATVTRLDLPIEIVTASGMMPASPEATLVAGAVGALVVGAAILSVWSGGAGIVRAGLVVLAVLPAVVPLGWEHTFVLAVPLLLVALAEARQRPPLARWVVALCALAFFAQRPPPPMMASLIETLPRACIDLYLARLWMAVLVLVGLGLWRRTLRPSLATS; encoded by the coding sequence ATGCGTTCGTCTGAGGCCTCTGGCGGAGACGACGCAGCGACCCGCGCCAGAGGCGTGAAAGGTGCGCTGCAAGAGCTCAGGCGCCAGCCGCACCTCGCGGCGGTGGCGGCGCTCTCGGCGCTCTGGCTGCCCGTTATGCCGGTCTACCTCGCGGCGACGTTCTACCGCTTCGCGCTGGCCGAGCCGTGGCACTTCCTGGTGGACTACAGCTGGTTCCACGAGGCCGCGCTGCGCTTTTTCAGCGACCCGCTCACGCTCTACGCCGACGCGGAATACTTCTACCCGCCGCCCGCCGTGCTCGCCTTCTGGCCGACGACGTGGGTCTCGGGCGTGGCGGGCTACATCGCCAGTGGGCCGCTGATCTTCGGGGGGCTCGCCGCCGCGTTTGCGTGGGCGCTGCGGCTGTGGGAGCGCGAGACGGGCTCGCGCCTGGACCGGGCGACACGCATCGCGCTCCTCATCACCGGCCTCGCGTCCGCCCCCGTCTTTCAGAACCTGAAGTACGCGCAGGTCAACGTGCTCGTACTGCTCTCGGCGCTCGCGTTTCTGCACCTCTGCCAGCGCCAGAGGCCCGGTTGGGGCGCGCTCGCGCTTGCGGGCGGCTTCTGGCTCAAGGTGCTGCCTCTGGCGCTGCTCCCGCTCGGGCTCGGGCGGCTGCGCGCGAGGTCGCCAGAGGCGAGCGACTGGCGCCGCTGGCGCGGGCTCGTGGGGGGCGCGGCGGCGGGATGGCTGGCGCTGCCTCTGGCGCTGCTGCCGTGGGTGCCGTGGGCGCTCTACCGCGAGTACGCGCTGGAGCGCTTCCCCGCGTTCTCCGGCCTCACGGATCCCGGCGCACTCAGCACGTCGATCCAGGCGACGGTTACGCGTCTGGACCTTCCCATCGAGATCGTAACGGCGTCGGGGATGATGCCCGCGTCGCCAGAGGCTACGCTCGTGGCTGGCGCGGTCGGCGCGCTGGTCGTGGGCGCGGCGATCCTGAGCGTGTGGAGCGGAGGGGCAGGGATCGTGCGTGCGGGGCTTGTCGTGCTCGCGGTCCTACCGGCGGTGGTTCCGCTGGGCTGGGAGCACACGTTCGTGCTCGCGGTCCCGCTGCTGCTCGTCGCGCTCGCCGAGGCGCGCCAGAGGCCGCCTCTGGCGCGGTGGGTGGTGGCGCTGTGCGCGCTGGCGTTTTTCGCGCAGCGCCCGCCGCCGCCGATGATGGCGAGCCTGATCGAGACGCTCCCGCGCGCGTGCATCGACCTCTACCTCGCGAGGCTGTGGATGGCCGTGCTCGTGCTCGTCGGGCTCGGCCTCTGGCGCCGTACACTGAGGCCTTCTCTCGCCACCTCCTGA
- a CDS encoding methyltransferase domain-containing protein: MEATATVHAQVREYYGETLKTSDDLLTTACCSDEAVPEHHKPILSLLPDEVLSKFYGCGSPIPGALTGQTILDLGCGTGRDAFVAAALAGPEGRVIGIDMTEAQIDVARRHQAAVAESLGFDAPTTDFRLGIIEDLAASGVEDESVDVVISNCVLNLASEKEQVFREITRVLKPGGELYFSDVFVDRRLSPEAQADPILVGECLGGAMYGEDFRRMMAALGWADVRTVSERPLEVEDPALRDMLGNAVFTSRTVRAFKLPDLIEDQCEDYGQVAIYKGGIEGQRHAFTLDDHHVFEAGRPMLVCGNSAAMVQNTRFGAYFDVLGDRSTHFGLFDCAPAPASGDGAPMGSCC, translated from the coding sequence ATGGAAGCCACCGCCACCGTCCACGCCCAGGTCCGCGAGTACTACGGCGAGACGCTGAAAACGTCCGACGACCTGCTCACCACCGCCTGCTGCTCTGACGAGGCCGTCCCCGAGCACCACAAGCCGATCCTCTCGCTCCTGCCCGATGAGGTGCTGAGCAAGTTCTACGGCTGCGGCTCGCCCATCCCGGGCGCGCTCACCGGCCAGACGATCCTCGACCTCGGCTGCGGGACCGGCCGTGACGCGTTCGTCGCCGCCGCGCTCGCCGGGCCCGAGGGCCGCGTGATCGGCATCGACATGACCGAGGCGCAGATCGACGTGGCGCGCCGCCACCAAGCCGCCGTCGCCGAGTCGCTCGGGTTCGACGCGCCCACGACTGACTTCCGCCTCGGCATCATCGAGGACCTCGCGGCCTCTGGCGTCGAGGACGAGAGCGTGGACGTGGTGATCTCCAACTGCGTGCTCAACCTCGCGAGCGAGAAGGAACAGGTCTTCCGCGAGATCACGCGCGTGCTCAAGCCTGGCGGCGAGCTCTACTTCTCGGACGTGTTCGTGGACCGGCGCCTCTCGCCAGAGGCCCAGGCCGACCCCATCCTCGTCGGCGAGTGCTTGGGCGGCGCGATGTACGGCGAGGACTTCCGCCGCATGATGGCCGCCCTCGGCTGGGCCGACGTGCGGACGGTCAGCGAGCGCCCGCTGGAGGTCGAGGACCCCGCGCTCCGCGACATGCTGGGCAACGCGGTGTTCACCTCGCGCACGGTCCGCGCCTTTAAGCTGCCCGACCTCATCGAGGACCAGTGCGAGGACTACGGCCAGGTCGCGATCTACAAGGGCGGCATCGAGGGCCAGCGCCACGCGTTCACGCTCGACGACCACCACGTCTTCGAGGCCGGCCGCCCGATGCTCGTCTGCGGCAACTCCGCCGCGATGGTGCAGAACACCCGCTTCGGCGCCTACTTCGACGTGCTCGGCGACCGCAGCACGCACTTCGGCCTCTTCGACTGCGCCCCGGCTCCGGCCTCTGGCGACGGCGCCCCGATGGGAAGCTGCTGCTGA
- a CDS encoding class I SAM-dependent methyltransferase, producing MEIEGSERTPPEAGEVRRGLGKAFFAWLLAHGGGTDRRLYGARKRLLLGGLSGTVVEIGAGAGPNAEYLGAEAGASGVRWIAVEPNVHFHPRLRRAAGARGLDLEIVGGVAERLPLADASADAVVSTLVLCSVDSVAGVLAEVQRVLKPGGRFVFIEHVAAPEASVLRRWQRRLRRPWGALADGCRPDQDTLAMIDRAGFARVDAERFHLRAGLVAPHVAGVAVR from the coding sequence ATGGAGATAGAGGGAAGCGAGCGTACGCCGCCAGAGGCGGGCGAGGTCCGACGCGGTCTGGGCAAAGCGTTTTTCGCGTGGCTCCTGGCACACGGAGGGGGGACGGACCGGCGCCTCTACGGCGCTCGCAAGAGGCTGCTTCTGGGCGGCCTCTCGGGGACGGTCGTCGAGATCGGCGCGGGCGCCGGGCCAAACGCGGAGTACCTCGGCGCAGAAGCCGGAGCCTCTGGCGTGCGCTGGATCGCCGTGGAGCCCAACGTGCACTTCCACCCACGCCTGCGGAGGGCCGCTGGCGCCAGAGGCCTGGACCTGGAGATCGTCGGCGGCGTGGCGGAGCGGCTGCCTCTGGCGGACGCGAGCGCAGACGCCGTGGTGAGCACGCTCGTGCTCTGCTCCGTGGACAGCGTGGCGGGCGTTCTCGCGGAGGTCCAGCGTGTGCTCAAGCCCGGCGGGCGGTTCGTGTTTATCGAGCACGTCGCGGCGCCAGAGGCCTCGGTACTCCGGCGCTGGCAAAGGCGCCTGCGGCGCCCGTGGGGCGCGCTCGCTGACGGCTGCCGCCCGGATCAGGACACCCTCGCGATGATCGATCGGGCCGGCTTCGCGCGCGTCGACGCCGAGCGGTTCCACCTCCGCGCCGGGCTCGTCGCGCCGCACGTCGCGGGCGTGGCGGTGCGGTAG
- a CDS encoding MIP/aquaporin family protein has protein sequence MKAQLVTEFIGTFFLVLTIGLTVLIGTDFAPIAIAASLIAMIYMGGHVSKAHYNPAITLAFWLRGTFPARGIAPYIAAQVGASVLASLAVHGVTDQFLVVSPGVGTGLGSFALLEFLFTFALALVILNVATAPTLEGNGHYGIAIGFIVMGGAYAAGPISGGAFNPAVALGPALVNLVFGQEGALSGLWVYLVATSAGAALAVPAYFAMNGRDAPEASGG, from the coding sequence ATGAAAGCCCAGCTGGTCACCGAGTTCATCGGGACGTTTTTCCTCGTGCTCACGATCGGGCTCACGGTCCTGATCGGGACCGACTTCGCGCCCATCGCGATTGCGGCGTCGCTGATCGCGATGATCTACATGGGCGGGCACGTCTCGAAGGCGCACTACAACCCGGCGATCACGCTCGCCTTCTGGCTGCGCGGCACGTTTCCCGCCAGAGGCATCGCGCCGTACATCGCGGCGCAGGTGGGGGCGTCCGTCCTGGCGTCGCTGGCGGTCCACGGCGTGACGGATCAGTTTCTGGTCGTCTCGCCGGGCGTGGGCACGGGTCTGGGCTCGTTTGCGCTCCTGGAGTTCCTGTTCACCTTCGCGCTCGCGCTCGTCATCCTCAACGTGGCGACGGCGCCGACGCTGGAGGGCAACGGCCACTACGGCATCGCCATCGGCTTTATCGTGATGGGCGGGGCCTACGCGGCGGGGCCCATCTCGGGCGGCGCCTTTAACCCGGCCGTCGCGCTCGGACCCGCGCTCGTCAACCTCGTCTTCGGGCAGGAGGGCGCGCTGTCCGGGCTGTGGGTCTACCTCGTCGCCACGAGCGCCGGGGCCGCGCTCGCCGTCCCGGCCTACTTCGCGATGAACGGCCGCGACGCGCCAGAGGCCTCTGGCGGGTGA
- a CDS encoding ankyrin repeat domain-containing protein produces MSAPIDPATVDYHEIARRGDAEVLGVFLDAGLDPDLRDARGYSLLMIAAYSDQEPTTTLLLARGADPDGADPAGNTPLMGMAFKGYPDRARQLLASGADPNARNGSGATVLMTAAMMGTPAFVQLLLDHGADAALTDPQGRTALDIARGMGREDVAQVLAGTPAPGA; encoded by the coding sequence ATGTCTGCTCCCATCGACCCCGCCACCGTCGACTACCACGAGATCGCCCGCCGCGGCGATGCCGAAGTGCTCGGCGTATTTCTCGACGCCGGCCTCGACCCCGACCTCCGCGACGCCAGAGGCTACTCGCTGCTCATGATCGCGGCGTACAGCGACCAGGAGCCGACGACGACGCTGCTCCTCGCCAGAGGCGCCGACCCCGACGGGGCGGACCCGGCAGGCAACACGCCGCTGATGGGCATGGCGTTCAAAGGCTACCCCGACCGCGCGCGGCAGCTCCTTGCCTCTGGCGCCGACCCCAACGCGCGCAACGGCTCGGGCGCGACGGTCCTCATGACGGCCGCGATGATGGGCACGCCCGCCTTTGTGCAGCTCCTCCTCGACCACGGCGCCGATGCCGCGCTGACCGATCCGCAGGGGCGGACGGCGCTCGACATCGCGCGCGGGATGGGCCGCGAGGACGTGGCGCAGGTGCTCGCCGGGACGCCCGCCCCTGGCGCGTAA